CTTCGCGGTGGCCCATGCGGATACGCCCTTCGAGGTCCGTACGGACGCCGGGCGGGTGGTGGTGCGGGGCACGCGGTTCGAGGTCCGCACGGACGGCGACGGCCTGCGGGTGGTGGTGGTGGAGGGGGTGGTGGACGTGGAGACCGCGCGAGGCCGGGTGCGCATCGCGCCGGGCGAAGTGGCGCGCGTGGACGGCTCCGGCCTCACGGCCGTGTCGACCACGGAGGACGTGTGGAGCCTCCTGGATTGGCCCGGCGGCTTGCTGGTGTTCCAGGCCACACCGCTCGCGGCCGTGGGTGCGCAGCTGGAGCGCAGGTTCGGGCGGCCGGTCCGGGTCTCCTCTGCGGCCGCGCCGCTCCGCGTCACGGCCTGGTTCGGCAACGAGCCGCTGGCCGAGGTGGTGGAGGCGGTGTGTCTCGTCGCGGGCGTGCGCTGCACGGTGGCGGATACGGTGGTGGTGGGTCGTTGAGCGGAGGGGTGGACGCATGGAGGGGAGGAGGATGGGGATGAGGAAGCGGATGCGTCGTCTCGGATGGGGAGCCGGTCTGGCCCTGCTGACCTGGATGGGCGGAGGCGGAGACGCGGCGGCCCAGACCTCGGGCGGGGGAGGAGCGCTCGACCGCCCGGCTCGTCTCGACATCGGCGCGGGCTCCCTGGGCGATGCGCTCGAGGCCCTGCGCCGGAGCTCGGGCGTGGCGCTCGCCTACAGTCCGGACGTGGTGCCCCTGGGCCGCTCGGTATCCTGCGCCTGCCAGGACCTGTCCGTGGGCGAGGCGTTGCGTCGGCTCCTGGAGGGGCTGGACCTGGAGGTGCGCGTGGTGCGCAACCAGGTGCTGATCGGGCGATCGGGGTCCTCGGCGTCCACCGGGTCGCTGACGGGGATCGTCCGTGAAGCCGGGGGCGCACGTCCCGTCGCCGCCGCCGAGGTGCACATCGTGGCCATCGGCGCTGCGGGTATCAACGACGCGGCGTCGCGCACCACCGTGCGGACCTCCCTGTCCGACGCCGACGGCCGGTTCCGGGTGGACGGGCTCCCCGCGGGCCCGTTCCGCGTGGACGTGAACGCACTGGGCTACGAAACAGGCACGCGCATGGTGGAGGTCGCCGCGGGGCAGACCGCGGGCGTGGACGTCGAGCTGGCGTTCGCGCCCATCCCGCTCCGGGAGATGGTCATCGCACCGGGCAGCTTCGGGGTGCTGGAGGCCGCTCCCGCGGCAACCGGGATCACGGTCACGCGGGAGGACATCGAGGCCACGCCCCAGATCGGCGACGACGTGTTCCGCACGCTCAAGCGCATGCCGGGCGTATCGACGGACGACATCTCCACCCGGCTCAACGTGCGCGGCAGCACGGACCGAGATCTCCTCGTGCGCCTCGACGGACTCGAGCTGTACGAACCCTATCACCTCCGCGACCTCGACGGTGCGCTCGGCATCGTGGACGTGCAGACGCTGGGCTCGGTCGACCTGATCACCGGCGGGTTCCCGGTCGAATTCGGGGACAAGTCCGCGGGTGTGTTCGACATGCGCACGCGCAGCGCACCGCCGGAGGGGACGCGCACCATCGCGGGGCTCAGCTTGAGCACCCTCTCGCTCAGCAGCCAGGGCAACTTCGGGGACGGACGCGGCCAGTGGCTCGGGTCGCTGCGTCGCGGCTTCCTGGAGTACATCCTGGCCGCGGCGGATGTGGAGGACGACCTCGACCCACGCTACTGGGATGTGCTGGGTCGCGTGCAGTACCTCTTCGGCGGACGGGACCTGGTCTCCGCCGAGGTGCTTCTCGCGGGCGATCAGATGGGATGGTTCGACGATGAAACGGGATCGCGCGTGGACAGCGACTGGTCGAGCGCCTACGGCTGGCTCACATGGAAGCGCGACCGCGGTGGACGGGTGCGGGTGGAGACGCTGGCCTCGGTCGGCGGCTTGAGCCGCGACCGCACGGGCGTGGTGGAGAACCCCAATCGCGGTGAGTTCACGCCGCTGTCGGCTCGCGTCTCCGACGTGGCGGACTTCCGCTTCGCGGGGCTGAAGCAGGACTGGCAGATCGACCTGGCGGACGACCTGCTGCTCAAGCTCGGCGCGGATCTACGGTGGGGGGACGGCGAGTACGACTACACCCGTCGAACCGCGCGTCTCGCCGTGGGCACCGACCGGCGTCTGTTCGTCGCGGCGGACTCGGCCGCCTGGGCGGCGCAGCCGGACGGCACCGAGCTCGGTGCGTACGTCGCGCTGCGCGCCCGACTGGGATCGCACCTGAGCGCGGAGGCAGGGCTCCGCTACGAGCGATGGCAACACCTGGATGCGGACGGGCTGGGCCCCCGGCTGCTGGCGCGCTGGGATCTCGGTCGCGCCACCAACGTCCGTGCGAGCGTGGGCCGCTACCTGCAGGGCCAGGGGATCCAGGACCTGGCCATCCAGGACGGCGAGGAGCGCTTCCACGCACCCGAGCGGGTGGACCAGGTCGCGCTCGGCGTCGAGCACCGCTTCACCGCCGGGTACACGGTGCGGCTCGAGGGCTACCGCAAGGCCGTGGAGGATCCGCGGCCGGTCTGGGTGAACCTCTCCCGCGAGGTCAATCCGGTGGCGGAGGTGGAGGCGGATCGCACCCGGCTGCTGCCCGACCGGGGCCGGGCGCGCGGGCTCGAGGCCATCGTGACACGCGACGGCGCGGGCGCGCTCGCGTGGTCGCTCAGCTATGCGTGGTCCCGCGCCGAAGACCGGATCGACGGGCGCTGGGCACCGCGCGTGCTCGACCAGACCCATGTGCTCAATGCCCGCTTCGCCTGGGACCTGCGGCCGGGATGGCAGCTCAGCGGCTCCTGGCAGTATCACACCGGGTGGCCGTTCACGGAGCAGATCCTGGACGTCGTGGTGGCGGAATCGGAGGACGGCAGCCAGCTCGTGGACGTGATCGAGCGCGGCTTCGGTCCGATCAACGAAGGACGTCTGCCGGCGTACCACCGTCTGGACCTGCGCATGACCCGTGCGTTCCGCTTCGAGCGCAGCACGCTCGAGGTGTTCCTGGACGTGTTCAACGTCTACGACCGTATCAACCTGCGGGGCTACGAGTGGTTCCTGCAGGAACAGGGTGGCGTGCTCCGCGCCGCGCGCGATTCCGGGGAAGAGCAGTTGCCGCGGCTCCCCACCCTGGGAGTGCGCTGGGTCTTCTGAGCGCTGGCGGCCGGCGACGTGGCGCGCCGATTCGCGGGTACGGGCCTACTGCGACGCCTGCCGCACCTGGAGGACGTTCCCCTCGGGGTCCCATCCCTCACAGGCCCGCACTCCGCGGGACTCCCACTCGCGTTCGGGCGGCAGGATCCGACCGCCGTTCGCGACGGCGACGTCACGGGCCGCGGCGATGCTGGCGACCGGCAGGCACACCTTCAGGTAGCAATCCTCGCGCACCGGCGGCAGACCCCGCTCGTCGAGGACGACGGGCGGCTCGTTCCGCAGGAGGTGGACGACGAGCTCGAAGCCCGCGAGCCCCAGCACGACGTGGACGTCGTCCTCGTGCACGACGTCCATCGAGGCCAGCGCCCGATAGAACCGGGTGACGTGGTGCAGGTCGTGCACGAATACCACGGCGCTGGGACAGGGGAGATCCGACACGTGCCTCTCCGGAGATCGGGGATGGATCCGCGGGTGGGTGTGACGCTCGACGGTCTGGACCGGTCGTAGCCGGTCGCGCCGAGGGTGAGCCCGGGTCCAGCGTGGCGTTCCGCCCGGCGCCGGTCAATCGACTCCTCGGCACCCCTTGCGGCAAGCCGGACGCCGACCTATCTATGATCTATATATAGACCACCGATATATCGAGGAGCGCTCATGGGTGACGAGTCCGCCGACCTGCAGGCGCTGTCCCGGAGCATCAACACCATCCTGATCCTCGGCGTCCTCAAGGACGAGGAGAAGCACGGGTACCAGATCGCGCTCGACGTGGCCGACGTCAGCTCCGGCTTGTTCGAGCTGCGCCATGGGACGCTGTATCCGGTGCTGCACCGCATGGAGAAGCAGGGCTGGATCTCCGGGCGTTGGCAGAAGCAGGACGGACGGCGTCGCCGGGTCTATCGCATCACCGCGGAGGGTCGGCGTTACCTGACCGGCGAGGCGGACCGCTTCGAGACGCTCGCCGAGAGCGTGCTGGCACTCGTCCGGGGACCGCGCCATGCCACACCCTGACCTGAGCGCGGCCCTGGACGGCCTGGCCCTCCCGCAGCCGGAGCGGGCGCGCATCCTCGAGGAGATCGCCGAGGACCTGGAGGGGCTACGCGCCGAGCTCATCCGCAGAGGCATGGACCCGGTCGCCGCCAGCGCCGAGGCCGTGCGGTTGCTCGCACCGGGCGATTCCGCGCTCGCGGCGCTCGCCAGCGTGCACGAGCCCCTCCACGCCACGCTGGTCCGCCGCTTCTCGTCCGGCATCCGAGCGGCCGAGTGGCTGGGGCTGGTGGGCGTCACCGTCGTGGCGCTCGGGATGGCGCTCGGCGCCCTGGCGCGTGTGGACCTGCTGGACGCGCCGTCTCCGTGGTTGGCTCTCGTGCTCGGCGCGACTGCCGCGGTGCTCATGATCGCCGGTCGCAAGGCGTACCAGCTGTACGTGGTCCGTGACCACCACCCGGCGCGCCTGTACGCGGGCATGAACGCGCTGTTGGTCGGATCCGGGGTCGCCATCCTGCTCGGCTTCGGAAGCGCGACCGTGCAGGCGCTCCTGCTCGCCGCTCGTCTGGAGCAGACACCGGCCCGCGCGGTCGAGTGGTTCCTCGCCTGGCTGCTGGACGCGTCCATCCTCGTGGGCACCGGCTTGACCACGGCACTTCTCGGAGGGCTCGCCTGGATCCTCCTCACCGGGAAGATCACGGCGGTGGAGGTCGCGAACCTCCGCTCCGCGCAGGCGGTCCGCCGCGCCACGGCGCACGCGGCGTTCGATCCCACCCTTCCCCTCACCGGAGGCCACCCATGATCACCGTGTACCGCGCCATCGCGCTGTTCCAGGAGTACGCCCTGCAGGATCCGCAGACGGGCGAGACGATCCGCGGAGCCGCGGTCGCGCCCTTGCTCTCGTTCGCCCACATGGGCGTGATGCGGTGGCCGATCACGTTCTGCGCGGCGATGGTCTTCATCCTGGCCGGGCGCTCCATCTGGCGGATCCAGCAGAGCGAGCCGGGACAGGCGCGTCTCGCCCGCAGCACCATCGACGGCAGCCTGTTCTGGGGCGCCTATGCACTGGCGCTGGGCGTGCTCGCCACCATCATCGGCTTCATGGTGGCGGCACAGTCGGTCGAGGCCGTGGGTCGGGTGGAGACCGGCCTCGTCTGGGGAGGCGTGAAGGTGGCCCTGTCCACCACGGTGTACGGTCTGCTGATCTTCCTGGTCGCCGCGCTGGTGTGGGTGGGGCTGCGGGGGTGGCACCGGCGGGCGGTCCTGGCCAGCTGACCGCGGGGGCGCCGGCACGGCTTGCCCCACCCCGCCCCGACCCCCGAACCTCCGTGGGACCCGATCCAACCCACGCGAGGCTCGAACGATGGCCGTACCGACCCGATCGCTGACCGCCGGCGCGGCGCTGACCGCGCTCCTGGCCTTCACGCCCGCCCGGACCGCCGACCCCGACCTGCTCGGCTTCACGGCGGCGGGGGCCCAGGCCCAGATGGAGCTGGAGGCTCGCTACGCCTCCATGCTGCAAGCGTCCAATCTGGAAGAGTGGATGCGCTACATCGTCTCCAAACCCATCTACACCGGCTCGCCCCACAACAAGGAGACGGCGGAGTGGATGGTGGAGCAGTTGCGCTCGTGGGGCTTCGAGGCGGAGCTGGAGGAATTCCAGGTCCTCTTCCCGATGCCCAAGGTGCGGCAGCTGGAGATGGTGGCCCCGACGCGGTTCCGGGCGCGTCTGGAAGAGCCGGAGCTGCGCGAGGACGCGGCGTCGCGCGTGCGGCAGGACCGGCTGCCCACGTACAACGCGTATTCCGCCGACGGGGACGTGACCGGGGAGCTGGTCTACGTCAACTACGGCATTCCGGCCGACTACGAGGAGCTCGCGCGCCGCGGCATCGACGTCCGCGGCAAGATCGTCATCGCCCGCTACGGAGGATCCTGGCGCGGCATCAAGCCCAAGGTGGCGTACGAGCACGGCGCGATCGGCTGCATCATCTACTCGGACCCCCGCGACGACGGCTACTTCCAGGGAGACGTCTACCCCAAGGGCGCCTACCGGATGGAGCACGGCGTGCAGCGCGGCTCCGTCTCGGACATGCCCCAGTATCCGGGCGACCCGCTGACGCCCGGCCGCGGCGCCACCGCGGACGCGGAGCGCTACACGGTGGAGGAGTCGCCCACCGTCATGAAGATCCCGGTGCTGCCGATCTCCTACGCGGACGCGCAGCCGCTGCTGGCGGCGCTCGAAGGTCCGGTGGCCCCCGCGTCGTGGCGGGGTGCGCTGCCCATCACCTACCACATGGGTCCTGGGCCGGCGCGCGTGCACCTGAAGCTCGAGTTCGATTGGAGCTTGAAGCCCGCGTACGACGTGATCGCGCGGGTGCGCGGCAGCGAGTTCCCGGACGAGTGGATCGTGCGCGGCAACCACCGCGACGGCTGGGCCATCGGCGCGGCCGACCCGATCAGCGGCATGGTCGCGGTGCTGGAGGAGGCCCGCGCGGTGGGTGAGCTGATGAAGACCGGCTGGCGGCCGCGCCGGACGATCGTCTATACCGGGTGGGACGCCGAAGAGCCCGGCTTGCTGGGCTCCACCGAGTGGGCCGAGCAGCACGCCGCCGAGCTCAAGGAGAAGGCGGTGCTCTACATCAACACGGACGGCAACAGCCGCGGCTTCCTGGGGGCGGGTGGCTCGCACGCGCTCGAGGCGTTCGTGAACCAGGTGGCCAAGGCCGTGGACGATCCGCAGACGGACGGCAGCGTCTGGCAGCGCACGCGGGCGGCGTCCGCGGTCGGTGGGGACCGGGAGGCGCTGACCCGCTCCGACATCCGGATCTCCCCGCTGGGCTCGGGCTCCGACTACACGCCCTTCCTGCAGCACCTGGGCATCCAGTCGCTCAACGTGGGCTTCGGCGGCGAAGGGGGTGGCGGCTCCTACCACTCCGTCTACGACTCCTTCGACCACTACACCCGCTTCGGCGACCCCGGCTTCCAGTACGGCGTGGCGCTGACGGAGGTGGTGGGACGCATGACCCTGCGCTTCGCG
The DNA window shown above is from Gemmatimonadota bacterium and carries:
- a CDS encoding VOC family protein, encoding MSDLPCPSAVVFVHDLHHVTRFYRALASMDVVHEDDVHVVLGLAGFELVVHLLRNEPPVVLDERGLPPVREDCYLKVCLPVASIAAARDVAVANGGRILPPEREWESRGVRACEGWDPEGNVLQVRQASQ
- a CDS encoding TonB-dependent receptor, yielding MRKRMRRLGWGAGLALLTWMGGGGDAAAQTSGGGGALDRPARLDIGAGSLGDALEALRRSSGVALAYSPDVVPLGRSVSCACQDLSVGEALRRLLEGLDLEVRVVRNQVLIGRSGSSASTGSLTGIVREAGGARPVAAAEVHIVAIGAAGINDAASRTTVRTSLSDADGRFRVDGLPAGPFRVDVNALGYETGTRMVEVAAGQTAGVDVELAFAPIPLREMVIAPGSFGVLEAAPAATGITVTREDIEATPQIGDDVFRTLKRMPGVSTDDISTRLNVRGSTDRDLLVRLDGLELYEPYHLRDLDGALGIVDVQTLGSVDLITGGFPVEFGDKSAGVFDMRTRSAPPEGTRTIAGLSLSTLSLSSQGNFGDGRGQWLGSLRRGFLEYILAAADVEDDLDPRYWDVLGRVQYLFGGRDLVSAEVLLAGDQMGWFDDETGSRVDSDWSSAYGWLTWKRDRGGRVRVETLASVGGLSRDRTGVVENPNRGEFTPLSARVSDVADFRFAGLKQDWQIDLADDLLLKLGADLRWGDGEYDYTRRTARLAVGTDRRLFVAADSAAWAAQPDGTELGAYVALRARLGSHLSAEAGLRYERWQHLDADGLGPRLLARWDLGRATNVRASVGRYLQGQGIQDLAIQDGEERFHAPERVDQVALGVEHRFTAGYTVRLEGYRKAVEDPRPVWVNLSREVNPVAEVEADRTRLLPDRGRARGLEAIVTRDGAGALAWSLSYAWSRAEDRIDGRWAPRVLDQTHVLNARFAWDLRPGWQLSGSWQYHTGWPFTEQILDVVVAESEDGSQLVDVIERGFGPINEGRLPAYHRLDLRMTRAFRFERSTLEVFLDVFNVYDRINLRGYEWFLQEQGGVLRAARDSGEEQLPRLPTLGVRWVF
- a CDS encoding transferrin receptor-like dimerization domain-containing protein; amino-acid sequence: MAVPTRSLTAGAALTALLAFTPARTADPDLLGFTAAGAQAQMELEARYASMLQASNLEEWMRYIVSKPIYTGSPHNKETAEWMVEQLRSWGFEAELEEFQVLFPMPKVRQLEMVAPTRFRARLEEPELREDAASRVRQDRLPTYNAYSADGDVTGELVYVNYGIPADYEELARRGIDVRGKIVIARYGGSWRGIKPKVAYEHGAIGCIIYSDPRDDGYFQGDVYPKGAYRMEHGVQRGSVSDMPQYPGDPLTPGRGATADAERYTVEESPTVMKIPVLPISYADAQPLLAALEGPVAPASWRGALPITYHMGPGPARVHLKLEFDWSLKPAYDVIARVRGSEFPDEWIVRGNHRDGWAIGAADPISGMVAVLEEARAVGELMKTGWRPRRTIVYTGWDAEEPGLLGSTEWAEQHAAELKEKAVLYINTDGNSRGFLGAGGSHALEAFVNQVAKAVDDPQTDGSVWQRTRAASAVGGDREALTRSDIRISPLGSGSDYTPFLQHLGIQSLNVGFGGEGGGGSYHSVYDSFDHYTRFGDPGFQYGVALTEVVGRMTLRFAMADVLPMKFGGLADNVRMYLGEVEKLASDLRAATEHENRLIRENAYALAADPTETWVAPEAEEPVPFFNFAPLQNAVGRLERAAAAYDAALPGFLASTPASAQLQRVNDILQGIEQRMTDPQGLPRRPWFRHRIYAPGFYTGYGVKTLPGVREAIEEREFDQVPEQVERTAAAIERAAEGIEQATRLLGGR
- a CDS encoding helix-turn-helix transcriptional regulator encodes the protein MGDESADLQALSRSINTILILGVLKDEEKHGYQIALDVADVSSGLFELRHGTLYPVLHRMEKQGWISGRWQKQDGRRRRVYRITAEGRRYLTGEADRFETLAESVLALVRGPRHATP
- a CDS encoding MotA/TolQ/ExbB proton channel family protein, which codes for MITVYRAIALFQEYALQDPQTGETIRGAAVAPLLSFAHMGVMRWPITFCAAMVFILAGRSIWRIQQSEPGQARLARSTIDGSLFWGAYALALGVLATIIGFMVAAQSVEAVGRVETGLVWGGVKVALSTTVYGLLIFLVAALVWVGLRGWHRRAVLAS